The stretch of DNA ACCGCCCAGTCCATGAGCATGTCCTGCTGCATCGACGTCTCGGCCTGCCCGCCCGCCCCCGCCTGGATGGTCATCCCCATCGACTGGGTCATCAGGTACCGGGCCGCGTCCCCCTTCTGCCACTTCCAAACCAGCGGCTCGGCGCCGCGCGCCGAACTCGCCACGAGAACGGGGCTCGCCACAAGGACGATCGCGCACAGTCGCCAACACGCGGAAATACGGCTCAACATCGAGACACCCCAGCAGGCCCAATTAACGGCAAAAGACCCGCGTATTATAGCCGATCCGCTCACCGCCCGCACGCAAAGATAGCCACTTTGTCGCGCCATTTTGCCGCGACAGTCGAGCGCCACGAATTACGCAAAGGCGCGAAGGCGCAAGGAAGAAAAATGCCCTAGCCCCAATGACTAAATTGAAGGTCCCTGCGGGAGCACGTCATTGGTCATTGGGGCTAGGTCATTGATCATTCTCTGGAATCCAACTCCTTTGCGTCTTCGCGCCTTTGCGTGAGTCCTTTCTCAAAGCGTAAGAGACCCGCCCGGCTCGAGCACGATCGGCTCCGAGACCGTATGGTTACGGATGTCCTTCGCCCACTCCTCGGCGTCCTGCTGGATCGGCGGGAAGGTGTTGTAGTGGCACGGCAGCACCTTGGCGGGCATCAGCAGCTTCGTCGCCTGCACCGACTCGGCAGGGCCCATCGTAAACAGGTCGCCGATCGGCACTACCGCCACGTCGAGGGGCGACCCGGCGAGCGACGGATCGCCGATCATCTTCATGTCGAAGAACATCGCCGTATCACAAGCAAAGTAGATCCGCTTGTCGCCGGTCGTCACCTCAACCCCCATCGCCACGCCGCCGTAAGTCCCGTCCGGCAAGCTGCTGGAGTGATGCGCGATCGTCATCCGCACTCGTCCGAACGGGAGCGTCACCGTGCCGCCCGGGTTCATCCCAATCGCCTTCGATTCCTCAACCCCCTGCTTCGCCAGCCACTGCGAAATCTCAAAGCCCGTGACGACCGTCGCCCCGGTCCGCTTCGCGATCGCGACCGTATCGCCGACGTGATCGAAGTGCCCGTGGGAAAGCAGAATGTAATCGCACGCCACATCCTCCGCCTTCACCGGCGAAGTAGGCGAGTCGTTTAGGAACGGGTCGACGAGGACCTTCGTGCCGTCGCAATCGAGAAGCCAAGCGTTGTGGCCGTACCAAGTGAGCGTCGTGGGCATGTTTTTCGTATTCGGATTAACCGCGGAGGGCGCGGAGGGCGCGGAGTCAGTTGCTGCGACCTTCTCGATCATCGAACCAGTTCGCTAAGTATTCCTGGTCCTCGTCATCGACAGGGTGGATCGTCAGGGAAAAGTCGTGCTCAAAGGACGCTGATTTCACCCATCCCGGAGCCACAATCTCAACTTGCTTGATTTGTATGCCGGCGAGCCACGCAAATCGCCTCGCGATGGTTGTTTCGTGGTCGGTTGATACCACGAACGGCACACCATGACGTTGGATCTTCCAGCGAGTCGCAAGCACATGAATGCTATAGTCGCCTTTGGCAACTACCGTTCGATAACCGAGCATCGGCCGTGGAGAACCGTACTCCTCCACTTCCAGCCAGGGCTCCCCAACGCGGAATGACCACCCGGACTGGTTACAAAAATGCCAATCCCAGGTGATCAGGCCGACTTCGTAAATGCCAGGCGATTTGACTACCAATTACTTTCTCCGCGTCCTCCGCGCCTCCGCGGTAAATCAATTCACTTGCGCAGGATCGCGTTCATATTCTTCTTGTAAGCCTCCACCCCCGGCTGCCCATAAGGATTGATGCCGATCAGGCGGCCTTCGACCACCGTCGCCAGCATCATCATTTGCAGGAACTGCCCGATCGTGTGCTCGTCGAGCTCGGGCATCACGATGTCGGTCGTCGGGCGGTTGTCCTCGGCATAGGCCTGGTTGGTGCCGGCTATCGCCGCGGTGAGGACTTCGGGCAGCGTCTTGGCGGCGAGTTCGTCGAGCTTGTCCTGGTTGTACGCCTTGCCGTCGAGATCGAGTTTGCCGATCGCTAGGGGCTTCGAGTCCTGCTTTTCGACGATGACGTTGGTGATCAACTTGTCGCGGACGCCCTCTTGGTGCTGCTGGCCGCGGCTGTGGAGGTCGCGCGTGTTGACGACCGTCAGCGGCAGGGCGCCGCGCTCGTCCTTGCCGAGGCTCTCGGCGAGCAACTGGTCGTACCACAGGCCGGCCGCTTCGAGCCGCTTGCCCCAGGTGCTGAGGATGCGGGTGACGCAGTCCTCAGTCTCTTCGAGCAGATGACTGACGCCGACGTACTTCAGCACGACGTTGTCCTTCACCGGCGCCGTGGCGAAGTGATCGTTCATCGCCTTCGCGCCAGCCAGCAGCTTCTCGATGTCGAGCCCCAGAATCGCCGCCGGCAACAAACCAACCGCCGACAGCACGCTGAAACGCCCGCCGACGCCGTCGGGAACGTCGTACATCTCCGGCGCGCCGAGCGCGGTCGCCAGATCGAACAGCTTGCCGCTCGTGCCGGTAACAGGAACAAAGCGCTGCGAGAGCTTGTCCCCCGCCGAAGCGGCGAGCTCGCGCAGGAAGATCCGCGTCGCGGCGGCCGTCTCGAGAGTGCCGCCGCTCTTCGAAATCACCACGACGCCCCACGGCTCGTCACGGCTCTTGAGCAACTCGATGAGCCCGGTCGCCGCATCGTTATCGACGTTGTTCCCCTCGAAGTAGATGCGGGGCCGATTGCCACGCGCGTCGGCGGGGACTTCGTTGTAATACGGGTGGCAACACGACTCGAGCAACGCCCGAGCGCCCATGTACGAACCACCGATGCCCAGCACAACGACGCTCTTGCAATCACCCGCCAGCCGGTCCGCCGTCGCCTTAAGCCGCGCCAGTTCGCTCGCGGCGCCCTTCTCCTTCAACTCGGCAAGCAACCGGTCCGGCAACAAATGAAACCCCGCATCGAGCGGCTCCTTCTGCTCCGGAACCGCGGCCCCAGCGGCCCACAGCTCGGCGTCGGCCAAAACCTCAGCCCGCGCGGCCTCCAACTGCGGAGCGAGCGCGTCGAGGTCGGCCTGCGACGTGCCGCCATGGTCAAAGAAGGCGCCGGAAGGGTCGTACTTGAGCAGGGACATGGGAATGTGGAGTGGGGAATGCGGGATGCGGGATGCGGATTGGTTGGGAATGACGAAATCCGAATGACGAATGACGAACCTGTCGGAGGGGTTCAGCCGCTACCGGCAGGTTCGTCATTCGTGCTTCGTCATTCCCCAAGGCGGTTTGTCTGCCCCAGAGTCTACCGCCCGGCGTTCGGCTGGTCAGCGGGCCGCCAATGCCGCTTCGACCTCTTTGCAGACGGCGTCGTGCGTGAGGCCGGTGGTTTGGACCGTGACGTCGGCGTAGCGGTCGTAGAGGGCGGCGCGCTCGGCGAAGAGGTCGGCGAGCGTCTGGTCGGGCCGCTTCGCCAGTCCACGCATCGTGTAGTCGCCGACGCGGGTTTCGAGCGTCGCCAGGTCGGTCGCCAGGTAGACAAGCGTGCCCAGCGCCTTGAGGTGGGCCATCCCCACCGCGCTGTAGACGACGCTCCCGCCGGTGGCGATGACGCAACGCTCGGCTTCGACGCTCAGCACCGCCGCCTCCTCCGCCCGTAAGAGGGCCCCCTGCCCTTCGCCATCAACAATCGCCTGGAGCGACTTCCCGTTCGCCTGCTGGATCAACAGGTCCGTATCCAAGAAACCCAACGACAGGTGCTTGGCGAGCAGCACGCCAACGGTGCTCTTCCCCGAGCCGGGCATGCCAATGAGAACGACGTTGGTGGGGGTGGGCATGTGACGATTAGCCGCCAACGGAGGTTGAGCGCCAAGATGGGCAGGAATGACGAAGCACGAATGACGAATGACGAACCTGTCGGTAGCGGCCAAACCCCCTCCGGCAGGTTCGTCATTCGTCATTCGGATTTCGTCATTCCCCCCCGAATCCCGGGCCTTGCCCCCACGGCACAATTCTCGACGATTAAGGGGCTATCCCATCCCTTCACCGCCTCAAGCTTCCTGCCATGGACATCCACGCCCTCATCAAGCCGCTGCTGCAGAAGAACGACTCGAAGATCGTCATGTACGTCGGCGACGGCTTGGGCGGCCTGCCGCAGCAGCCGGGCGGGAAGACCGAGCTTGAGACCGCCAACACCCCCAACCTCGACAAGCTCGCCAAAGAAGGCGTCTGCGGCGGTTCGATCCCCGTGGCGCCCGGCATCTCGCCGGGCTCGGGCCCGGGGCACCTTGGGCTGTTCGGTTATGACCCCGTCAAGTTCCTCATCGGCCGCGGCGCGCTAGAGGCCACCGGCATCGGCTTCGCGCTCAAGGACGGTGACGTCGCCATCCGCGCCAACTTCTGCACGATCGACGGCGAGGGCAACATCAGCGACCGCCGCGCCGGCCGCATCCCGACCGAAGAATCGACCCCGATCGTCGAGCGGCTCGCCAAGGAAATCTCGATCCCCGGCGTCGAGGTGATCGTTAAGCCCGTCAAGGAGCACCGCTTTGTCGTCGTGCTGCGTGGTGACGGCCTCGGCGGCAATGTCGCCGACACC from Botrimarina mediterranea encodes:
- a CDS encoding metal-dependent hydrolase — its product is MPTTLTWYGHNAWLLDCDGTKVLVDPFLNDSPTSPVKAEDVACDYILLSHGHFDHVGDTVAIAKRTGATVVTGFEISQWLAKQGVEESKAIGMNPGGTVTLPFGRVRMTIAHHSSSLPDGTYGGVAMGVEVTTGDKRIYFACDTAMFFDMKMIGDPSLAGSPLDVAVVPIGDLFTMGPAESVQATKLLMPAKVLPCHYNTFPPIQQDAEEWAKDIRNHTVSEPIVLEPGGSLTL
- a CDS encoding glucose-6-phosphate isomerase is translated as MSLLKYDPSGAFFDHGGTSQADLDALAPQLEAARAEVLADAELWAAGAAVPEQKEPLDAGFHLLPDRLLAELKEKGAASELARLKATADRLAGDCKSVVVLGIGGSYMGARALLESCCHPYYNEVPADARGNRPRIYFEGNNVDNDAATGLIELLKSRDEPWGVVVISKSGGTLETAAATRIFLRELAASAGDKLSQRFVPVTGTSGKLFDLATALGAPEMYDVPDGVGGRFSVLSAVGLLPAAILGLDIEKLLAGAKAMNDHFATAPVKDNVVLKYVGVSHLLEETEDCVTRILSTWGKRLEAAGLWYDQLLAESLGKDERGALPLTVVNTRDLHSRGQQHQEGVRDKLITNVIVEKQDSKPLAIGKLDLDGKAYNQDKLDELAAKTLPEVLTAAIAGTNQAYAEDNRPTTDIVMPELDEHTIGQFLQMMMLATVVEGRLIGINPYGQPGVEAYKKNMNAILRK
- a CDS encoding shikimate kinase translates to MPTPTNVVLIGMPGSGKSTVGVLLAKHLSLGFLDTDLLIQQANGKSLQAIVDGEGQGALLRAEEAAVLSVEAERCVIATGGSVVYSAVGMAHLKALGTLVYLATDLATLETRVGDYTMRGLAKRPDQTLADLFAERAALYDRYADVTVQTTGLTHDAVCKEVEAALAAR